The following coding sequences lie in one Paroedura picta isolate Pp20150507F chromosome 10, Ppicta_v3.0, whole genome shotgun sequence genomic window:
- the MRPS18C gene encoding small ribosomal subunit protein bS18m isoform X1: protein MAAVVTLAGSAKGWGKLSFIFSAVGKTSSRASGAVMSWRRHCSSHSEQTSSKPDMPESMDNPYKEPPKKCILCGIHVDYKNVQLLSQFISPYTGHILGMHVTGLCPKKQKAISKAIKKAHCLGFMPGTYKDQAFLSDPKICNIRYPE, encoded by the exons ATGGCCGCCGTGGTGACTTTAGCTGGGTCCGCCAAGGGCTGGGGAAAGCTTTCTTTTATCTTTTCTGCGGTAGGGAAGACGAGCAGTCGCGCTTCTGGAGCAG TCATGTCATGGAGAAGGCACTGTAGTTCACACAGTGAACAGACATCCAGTAAACCAGATATG CCTGAATCAATGGATAATCCCTATAAAGAGCCTCCTAAAAAATGCATTTTGTGTGGGATACATGTTGATTACAAGAATGTTCAG CTTTTGTCTCAATTTATTTCACCATATACGGGTCACATTCTTGGTATGCATGTAACAG GCTTGTGTCCGAAGAAACAGAAGGCGATCTCAAAAGCGATTAAAAAAGCTCATTGTCTAG GATTTATGCCAGGGACATATAAAGACCAAGCATTCCTCAGTGACCCTAAAATATGTAATATTAGATATCCAGAATAA
- the MRPS18C gene encoding small ribosomal subunit protein bS18m isoform X2: protein MAAVVTLAGSAKGWGKLSFIFSAVGKTSSRASGAVMSWRRHCSSHSEQTSSKPDMLLSQFISPYTGHILGMHVTGLCPKKQKAISKAIKKAHCLGFMPGTYKDQAFLSDPKICNIRYPE, encoded by the exons ATGGCCGCCGTGGTGACTTTAGCTGGGTCCGCCAAGGGCTGGGGAAAGCTTTCTTTTATCTTTTCTGCGGTAGGGAAGACGAGCAGTCGCGCTTCTGGAGCAG TCATGTCATGGAGAAGGCACTGTAGTTCACACAGTGAACAGACATCCAGTAAACCAGATATG CTTTTGTCTCAATTTATTTCACCATATACGGGTCACATTCTTGGTATGCATGTAACAG GCTTGTGTCCGAAGAAACAGAAGGCGATCTCAAAAGCGATTAAAAAAGCTCATTGTCTAG GATTTATGCCAGGGACATATAAAGACCAAGCATTCCTCAGTGACCCTAAAATATGTAATATTAGATATCCAGAATAA
- the ABRAXAS1 gene encoding BRCA1-A complex subunit Abraxas 1 isoform X2: MDREGFLLGDVKGEAKNSITDSQMDDVEVVYTIDIQKHIPCYQPFSFYNSVGELNECALRKILLGCKKAVVGWYKLRRNTDQTMTFRERLLHRCLQSHLSNQGLVFLLLTSTVTSSSSSTYKLEYALHKPQEGLFQKVPLIVANLGMAEQQGYRTVSGSCISSGFCKAIAKHRSEFFNEDGSLKEVRKINEMYATLQAELKDSCSKVADSERSVENLLAEVDKLKQEVRRKKEQIEATGKTRNLPAETRENIFLCQALQNFFPKSGLQTSIVTLKGRQLSKYCCNTDHKINVMDQLTLMLKEASFPEAETRQSVKRKSTVSTTGPKPFKRLRSLKLHQNLFPRNHEDGDRERRTTSNAETDNNVTKDLD; encoded by the exons ATGGACAGA GAAGGCTTCCTCCTTGGGGATGTGAAAGGCGAAGCCAAGAACAGCATTACTGACTCTCAGATGGACGATGTTGAAGTAGTTTATACAATTG ATATACAGAAGCACATACCGTGCTACCAACCCTTCAG CTTCTACAACTCAGTTGGAGAACTGAATGAATGTGCACTGAGGAAAATACTGTTAGGATGCAAAAAG gctgtggtgggctggtACAAACTCAGGCGCAATACTGACCAGACGATGACATTCAGAGAGCGACTCCTTCATAGGTGTTTACAGTCACACTTGTCAAACCAGGGCCTTGTTTTTCTGTTATTAACTTCCACAGTAACTTCGTCAAGCTCTTCTACATACAAACTTGAATATGCCTTACATAAACCACAAGAGGG TCTTTTCCAGAAAGTTCCTCTTATTGTTGCCAATCTGGGAATGGCAGAACAGCAAGGCTATCGAACTGTATCTGGTTCTTGTATTTCTTCTGGCTTTTGTAAAGCAATTGCAAAACACAG GTCAGAATTTTTTAATGAAGATGGGTCTCTAAAAGAGGTTCGTAAGATTAATGAAATGTATGCTACTTTGCAGGCAGAACTGAAG GATTCATGCAGTAAAGTAGCAGATAGTGAAAGATCTGTAGAGAATCTGCTGGCGGAAGTGGATAAGCTGAAACAAGAagtaagaaggaaaaaagaacagATAGAAGCTACAG GCAAGACTAGAAATCTCCCAGCTGAGACAAGAGAGAATATTTTCCTTTGTCAAGCATTGCAAAACTTTTTCCCTAAATCTGGACTGCAGACGAGCATTGTTACCTTAAAAGGAAGACAGCTTTCCAAATACTGCTGCAATACTGACCACAAGATCAATGTGATGGACCAGTTAACCTTAATGCTGAAAGAAGCAAGTTTCCCTGAAGCTGAAACAAGGCAATCGGTTAAGCGAAAATCTACTGTGAGTACCACTGGGCCCAAGCCTTTCAAAAGACTTAGATCTCTGAAGCTGCATCAAAATCTGTTTCCAAGAAACCATGAGGACGGTGACCGGGAAAGACGCACTACCAGTAATGCTGAAACAGACAACAACGTAACAAAAGATCTTGATTAA
- the ABRAXAS1 gene encoding BRCA1-A complex subunit Abraxas 1 isoform X1, giving the protein MDDVEVVYTIDIQKHIPCYQPFSFYNSVGELNECALRKILLGCKKAVVGWYKLRRNTDQTMTFRERLLHRCLQSHLSNQGLVFLLLTSTVTSSSSSTYKLEYALHKPQEGLFQKVPLIVANLGMAEQQGYRTVSGSCISSGFCKAIAKHRSEFFNEDGSLKEVRKINEMYATLQAELKDSCSKVADSERSVENLLAEVDKLKQEVRRKKEQIEATGKTRNLPAETRENIFLCQALQNFFPKSGLQTSIVTLKGRQLSKYCCNTDHKINVMDQLTLMLKEASFPEAETRQSVKRKSTVSTTGPKPFKRLRSLKLHQNLFPRNHEDGDRERRTTSNAETDNNVTKDLD; this is encoded by the exons ATGGACGATGTTGAAGTAGTTTATACAATTG ATATACAGAAGCACATACCGTGCTACCAACCCTTCAG CTTCTACAACTCAGTTGGAGAACTGAATGAATGTGCACTGAGGAAAATACTGTTAGGATGCAAAAAG gctgtggtgggctggtACAAACTCAGGCGCAATACTGACCAGACGATGACATTCAGAGAGCGACTCCTTCATAGGTGTTTACAGTCACACTTGTCAAACCAGGGCCTTGTTTTTCTGTTATTAACTTCCACAGTAACTTCGTCAAGCTCTTCTACATACAAACTTGAATATGCCTTACATAAACCACAAGAGGG TCTTTTCCAGAAAGTTCCTCTTATTGTTGCCAATCTGGGAATGGCAGAACAGCAAGGCTATCGAACTGTATCTGGTTCTTGTATTTCTTCTGGCTTTTGTAAAGCAATTGCAAAACACAG GTCAGAATTTTTTAATGAAGATGGGTCTCTAAAAGAGGTTCGTAAGATTAATGAAATGTATGCTACTTTGCAGGCAGAACTGAAG GATTCATGCAGTAAAGTAGCAGATAGTGAAAGATCTGTAGAGAATCTGCTGGCGGAAGTGGATAAGCTGAAACAAGAagtaagaaggaaaaaagaacagATAGAAGCTACAG GCAAGACTAGAAATCTCCCAGCTGAGACAAGAGAGAATATTTTCCTTTGTCAAGCATTGCAAAACTTTTTCCCTAAATCTGGACTGCAGACGAGCATTGTTACCTTAAAAGGAAGACAGCTTTCCAAATACTGCTGCAATACTGACCACAAGATCAATGTGATGGACCAGTTAACCTTAATGCTGAAAGAAGCAAGTTTCCCTGAAGCTGAAACAAGGCAATCGGTTAAGCGAAAATCTACTGTGAGTACCACTGGGCCCAAGCCTTTCAAAAGACTTAGATCTCTGAAGCTGCATCAAAATCTGTTTCCAAGAAACCATGAGGACGGTGACCGGGAAAGACGCACTACCAGTAATGCTGAAACAGACAACAACGTAACAAAAGATCTTGATTAA